From a region of the Triticum aestivum cultivar Chinese Spring chromosome 7D, IWGSC CS RefSeq v2.1, whole genome shotgun sequence genome:
- the LOC123166910 gene encoding peroxidase P7-like, whose product MAAFTTRSAAFLGLAVVLCVLAGAARAQQLSPNFYSTSCPNLAPIVRLGMTSAVQTERRMGASILRLFFHDCFVNGCDGSILLDDTSTFIGEKNAGPNANSARGFEVIDAIKTQVEAACRATVSCADILALAARDGVNLLGGPNWSVPLGRKDSRTASQSAASANLPGPGSSLATLITMFGNKNLSPRDMTALSGAHTIGRSQCQFFRNRIYNETNINASFATLRQGTCPRSGGNTNLAPFDVQTADGFDNAYYQNLVGQRGLLHSDQELFNGGSQNALVQQYSNSPSQFSADFVTAMLKMGGLLPSSGTQTEVRLNCRRPN is encoded by the exons ATGGCCGCCTTCACCACCAGGTCGGCGGctttccttggcctcgccgtcgtgcTCTGTGTCCTCGCGGGCGCGGCGAGGGCGCAGCAGCTCTCTCCCAACTTCTACTCCACGTCGTGCCCCAACCTGGCGCCCATCGTGCGGTTGGGGATGACCTCGGCCGTGCAGACGGAGAGGCGGATGGGCGCGTCCATCCTTCGCCTcttcttccacgactgcttcgtcaaT GGGTGTGACGGCTCCATTCTGCTTGACGACACGTCGACGTTCATCGGCGAGAAGAACGCCGGGCCGAACGCCAACTCGGCCCGTGGGTTCGAGGTGATCGACGCCATCAAGACCCAGGTCGAGGCTGCGTGCAGGGCcaccgtctcctgcgccgacatcctCGCGCTCGCCGCCCGTGATGGAGTCAACCTG CTCGGAGGTCCCAATTGGAGCGTGCCGCTGGGGCGCAAGGACTCGCGCACGGCGAGCCAGAGCGCGGCCAGCGCGAATCTCCCGGGTCCCGGCTCCAGCCTCGCCACGCTCATCACCATGTTCGGCAACAAGAACCTGTCGCCGCGGGACATGACGGCGCTCTCCGGCGCGCACACCATCGGGCGGTCGCAGTGCCAGTTCTTCCGCAACCGCATCTACAACGAAACCAACATCAACGCCAGCTTCGCGACACTGCGGCAGGGGACGTGCCCGCGGTCGGGCGGCAACACCAACCTCGCGCCCTTCGACGTGCAGACCGCCGACGGGTTCGACAACGCCTACTACCAGAACCTGGTGGGGCAGCGCGGCCTCCTGCACTCGGATCAGGAGCTCTTCAACGGCGGGTCGCAGAACGCGCTGGTGCAGCAGTACAGCAACAGCCCCAGCCAGTTCTCGGCCGACTTCGTCACGGCCATGCTGAAGATGGGAGGCCTGCTGCCGTCCTCCGGGACGCAGACGGAGGTCAGGCTGAATTGCAGGAGGCCCAACTAA
- the LOC123167286 gene encoding peroxidase P7-like, with protein MAGPTLMHCLLAVSLLSSVAHAQLSTTFYSRSCPSMENTVWAVMKHAVVKDRRMGASLLRLFFHDCFVQGCDGSVLLDAGSEKAAGPNANSLRGFEVIDAIKARVEAACPGVVSCADILALAARDGTFLLHGPTWAVPLGRRDSTTASQSLANFNLPSVNSSLATLISMFARQGLSPTDMTALSGAHTVGQARCTTFRDRIYGNSNMDATFARRQQRTCPLSGGENNLAPLDAQTPRAFDNAYYQNLMAHRGLFRSDQELFSGGSQDALVRQYSANPALFRSDFVKAMVKMGNINPLTGTAGQIRRNCRFVNS; from the exons ATGGCTGGTCCTACGTTGATGCACTGCCTGCTCGccgtctctctcctctcctccGTTGCCCACGCGCAGCTCTCGACGACTTTCTACTCCAGATCCTGCCCGAGTATGGAGAACACCGTGTGGGCGGTGATGAAACACGCCGTCGTCAAGGACCGGCGGATGGGCGCGTCGCTTCTGAGGCTcttcttccacgactgcttcgtccaG GGCTGTGACGGCTCGGTTCTTCTAGACGCTGGCAGCGAGAAGGCCGCCGGCCCGAACGCCAACTCCCTGCGCGGCTTCGAGGTCATCGACGCCATCAAGGCGCGCGTGGAGGCCGCGTGCCCCGgcgtcgtctcctgcgccgacatcctCGCGCTCGCGGCGCGCGACGGAACGTTCCTG CTCCACGGGCCGACCTGGGCAGTGCCGCTCGGCCGGCGCGACTCGACGACGGCGAGCCAGTCCCTCGCCAACTTTAACCTTCCCTCGGTGAACTCCAGCCTCGCCACGCTCATCTCCATGTTCGCGAGGCAAGGGCTCTCGCCGACCGACATGACGGCGCTGTCCGGCGCGCACACCGTCGGGCAGGCACGCTGCACCACCTTCCGCGACCGCATCTACGGCAACTCCAACATGGACGCGACCTTCGCGAGGCGGCAGCAGCGGACCTGCCCCCTCTCCGGCGGGGAAAACAACCTGGCGCCCTTGGACGCGCAGACCCCGAGGGCGTTCGACAACGCCTACTACCAGAACCTCATGGCGCACCGCGGCCTGTTCCGCTCCGACCAGGAGCTCTTCAGCGGAGGGTCGCAGGACGCGCTGGTGCGGCAGTACAGCGCCAACCCCGCGCTCTTCCGGAGCGACTTCGTCAAGGCGATGGTGAAGATGGGCAACATTAATCCTCTCACCGGCACCGCCGGCCAGATCAGGAGAAACTGCAGATTCGTCAACAGCTAG